The window aaataatttttaatgcaGAGCTTGATGTTCCAATTATGCAAAGGTGTTGCTTTCTGCCATGGTCATGGGGTATTGCACAGGTGACAATTCTCTTTCTCCCTCGAATCTCCATCTTCTTTCTTAAATGGGTCCTTTCTCTGAAACTGTTTTAAACTCCCAGGGACCTTAAGCCTCACAATCTCTTGATGGATCGCAAGACAATGATGCTGAAAATAGCAGATCTTGGACTGGCTAGGGCGTTTACTCTTCCTATTAAGAAGTACACTCATGAGGTACAGGCTTATTTGCTCAGCATCAAATTAGAAGTTCCTATCAGGCAATTAATAAAATGTATCTGATCATTGTTCCAGATACTGACTTTGTGGTATAGAGCCCCTGAAGTACTTTTGGGGTCTACCCATTACTCAACTGCAGTAGATATGTGGTCAGTTGGCTGTATATTTGGTATGACTCCCTTCTATAAATTAGCATGTTGTGAGTATATTATGTACCTCAATAGAAAATTTGCCTACTAACGTTCATTTCATTTGGATTGTAGCTGAACTAATCACAAAGCAAGCACTCTTTCCTGGGGATTCTGAACTGCAGCAGCTCCTTCATATTTTCAAGTTCAGTGAGATGGGATCCAGTTTTGGCATGTCCAGTTTGATGTATCTTCCCCTCTGCCTATcaatttaacctttttttgggattttgatGCAGGTTACTGGGCACCCCCAATGAAGAGATGTGGCCAGGAGTGACGAAACTACCAAACTGGCATGAGTTCCCCCAGTGGAGCCCAAATCAGAATCCTAAGAATTCATCATCGGCTTTTCCTAATCTGTCAGCAGCTGTTCCTAATCTGGATGAAGACGGGCTTGATCTTTTATCGGTAAGCTAACCAACAACTTCCGACAAATAAGTAAACATCATTTAAGTG is drawn from Vitis riparia cultivar Riparia Gloire de Montpellier isolate 1030 chromosome 18, EGFV_Vit.rip_1.0, whole genome shotgun sequence and contains these coding sequences:
- the LOC117906128 gene encoding cyclin-dependent kinase B2-1-like; amino-acid sequence: MERIENQKSAMEAFEKLEKVGEGTYGKVYRARERATGKIVALKKTRLHEDDEGVPPTTLREVSLLRMLSRDPHVVRLMDVKQSLNKEGKTVLYLVFEYMDTDLKKYIRSFRQTGENIPTKTIKSLMFQLCKGVAFCHGHGVLHRDLKPHNLLMDRKTMMLKIADLGLARAFTLPIKKYTHEILTLWYRAPEVLLGSTHYSTAVDMWSVGCIFAELITKQALFPGDSELQQLLHIFKLLGTPNEEMWPGVTKLPNWHEFPQWSPNQNPKNSSSAFPNLSAAVPNLDEDGLDLLSKMLKYDPSERISAKKAMEHPYFDDLDKDYL